From the Cervus elaphus chromosome 20, mCerEla1.1, whole genome shotgun sequence genome, one window contains:
- the CASQ1 gene encoding calsequestrin-1, producing the protein MSAADRMGARAVPGLRLALLLLLVLGSPKSGVQGEEGLDFPQYDGVDRVVNVNAKNYKNVFKKYEVLALLYHEPPEDDKASQRQFEMEELILELAAQVLEDKGVGFGMVDSEKDAAVAKKLGLTEEDSVYVFKGDEVIEYDGEFSADTLVEFLLDVLEDPVELIEGERELQAFENIEDDNKLIGYFKNKDSEHYKAYEDAAEEFHPYIPFFATFDSKVAKKLTLKLNEIDFYEAFMEEPVTIPDKPNSEEEIVNFVEAHKRSTLRKLKPESMYETWEDDLDGIHIVAFAEEADPDGYEFLETLKAVAQDNTDNPDLSIVWIDPDDFPLLVPYWEKTFNIDLSAPQIGVVNVTDADSVWMEMDDEEDLPSAEELEDWLEDVLEGEINTEDDDEEDDDD; encoded by the exons ATGAGCGCTGCAGACAGGATGGGGGCCAGAGCTGTGCCCGGCCTTCGGCTggcactgctgttgctgctggtgCTAGGGTCACCCAAGTCAGGGGTGCAGGGGGAGGAAGGGCTCGACTTCCCTCAGTATGACGGTGTGGACCGTGTGGTCAATGTCAACGCAAAGAACTACAAGAATGTGTTCAAGAAGTACGAGGTGCTGGCGCTGCTCTACCACGAACCCCCCGAGGACGACAAGGCCTCACAAAGACAGTTTGAGATGGAGGAGCTGATCCTGGAG TTAGCAGCCCAAGTCCTAGAAGACAAGGGTGTTGGCTTCGGGATGGTGGACTCTGAGAAGGACGCTGCTGTAGCCAAGAAACTAG GACTGACTGAAGAGGACAGCGTTTATGTTTTCAAGGGAGATGAAGTCATTGAGTATGATGGCGAGTTTTCTGCTGACACCCTGGTGGAGTTTCTGCTTGAT GTCCTAGAGGACCCTGTGGAATTGATTGAGGGTGAACGAGAGCTGCAGGCATTTGAGAATATTGAAGATGATAACAAACTCATTGGCTACTTCAAGAACAAAGACTCAGAGC ATTACAAAGCCTACGAGGACGCGGCGGAGGAGTTCCATCCCTACATCCCCTTCTTCGCCACCTTCGACAGCAAG GTGGCAAAGAAGCTGACCCTAAAGCTGAATGAAATTGATTTCTACGAGGCCTTCATGGAAGAGCCTGTGACCATCCCAGACAAGCCCAACAGTGAAGAGGAGATCGTCAACTTCGTGGAGGCGCACAAAAG ATCAAccctgaggaaactgaagcctgaGAGTATGTATGAGACTTGG GAGGACGATCTGGATGGAATCCATATTGTGGCCTTTGCAGAGGAAGCTGATCCTG ATGGCTATGAGTTCTTAGAGACACTCAAGGCCGTGGCCCAGGATAACACGGACAATCCTGATCTGAGCATCGTCTGGATCGACCCTGATGACTTCCCCCTG CTGGTTCCATACTGGGAGAAGACATTTAACATCGACTTGTCAGCCCCACAAATAGGAGTCGTCAATGTTACTGAC GCGGACAGCGTGTGGATGGAGATGGATGACGAGGAGGACCTGCCCTCCGCGGAGGAGCTGGAGGACTGGCTGGAGGATGTGCTGGAGGGCGAGATCAACACGGAGGACGACGATGAAGAGGACGATGATGATTAG